In Eubalaena glacialis isolate mEubGla1 chromosome 3, mEubGla1.1.hap2.+ XY, whole genome shotgun sequence, the following are encoded in one genomic region:
- the LOC133086661 gene encoding transmembrane epididymal protein 1A-like, with protein sequence MGTFIGHVYPGLFLLSYGLYQAVVVSKAVIFSDSFLYPSSPPRNKGRWARLWKISYEGLLKTLAGSGLIVYEISCVKRGLILMNRELPPRFMYGKEWQHLTMFILLTLNGCVEVVSKNLLPQRCVPLEKGTLVLTFYVLLLLLVSHVQDSAGVELQVHSLLILVVLLLMLVLTVELWAPDTFQLSVIETLLFQIMGSWLVQAGFILYKPVTGYPWQDDDINDIMFVTTFFCWHVMINALCLLGIYGVSYFWHCCYRPSWKLTGSREAPCYTSTAGPLYKLLQEVDQSEKDDQALLSKSSP encoded by the coding sequence ATGGGAACCTTTATCGGTCATGTGTACCCAGGGCTGTTTCTACTCTCATATGGACTGTATCAAGCAGTAGTGGTCTCCAAAGCTGTGATATTCAGTGACTCTTTCCTGTATCCTTCATCTCCTCCCAGGAATAAGGGGAGATGGGCCAGGCTGTGGAAAATATCCTACGAAGGTTTGCTGAAGACGCTGGCTGGCTCCGGCTTGATAGTGTACGAGATCAGCTGCGTGAAGAGAGGGCTGATACTGATGAACAGGGAGCTGCCACCGAGATTTATGTACGGCAAAGAGTGGCAGCACCTCACCATGTTCATCCTCCTCACCCTCAACGGCTGTGTAGAGGTCGTGAGCAAGAACTTGCTGCCTCAGCGCTGTGTGCCCCTAGAAAAAGGGACCCTGGTGCTGACTTTCTACGTGCTCCTGCTGTTGTTGGTGTCACATGTTCAGGACTCAGCAGGGGTGGAGCTGCAGGTTCACTCTCTGCTCATCTTGGTGGTGTTGCTGCTGATGCTGGTGTTGACCGTAGAGCTGTGGGCTCCCGACACGTTTCAACTCTCGGTGATCGAGACCCTTCTGTTTCAGATCATGGGCTCCTGGCTGGTACAGGCGGGCTTCATTCTGTACAAACCAGTCACTGGCTACCCGTGGCAGGACGATGACATCAATGACATCATGTTTGTCACCACCTTCTTCTGCTGGCATGTGATGATCAATGCTTTGTGCCTGTTGGGAATCTACGGCGTCTCTTACTTTTGGCATTGTTGTTACCGTCCCAGCTGGAAGCTGACGGGGTCCAGAGAAGCTCCATGTTACACGAGCACCGCGGGACCCCTCTACAAATTGCTGCAGGAAGTGGATCAGTCAGAGAAAGATGACCAGGCTCTCCTTTCAAAGAGCTCACCCTGA